The genomic segment aaaaaagttaAAGAGAAATTTTGTTGtaacattttaatttatagtacaaaattttttaagtcatgaaataataaaatacattatttataatatatgtataaatatttttatatatatatataatataatataatatatatattttttttttaatggattgattatttttattatttttataagaatttattttttttataaaaatatttattatattatatataaaaaaagaaataaaagattgtattatatataatatataatatatattattattcttattattattattattattataaaattacactttctttttaaaacattaaaataaggtaattaaaaaggaaaaaaacataaaatatatatgaataaaaatatgttatgtaaagaaaaatttatgGATGGGGAAAATAGAAATGTtacttattattttatctgacaatatttcaaaaataaaaatattatatataagtgtttttatagtatatatttttaatgaattattatatatataataaaaaataaataaataataaataatataaataaatatacatatataatatataatatataatatatacaattaatatatatatatatatatatatatatatattattttatatatattatataagtataCATTACATTTCGTGAAAAACCCAtcatcattaaaaaaaaaaaaaaattatatttattatatatatatattatatatatatattcattttccGATTTGTActttatcttttattaatttgtaatatacattttatttatatccagATGGGTATTAGCCGTGACGGAAGACACAAGCTTCGCTTGACAggtggaaaaaaaaagatccacaagaaaaaaagaaaatatgaattagGTAGGCCTCCTTCAAATACCAAATTAGGTAGCAGACAAGTACACGTAGTTAGAGGAAGAGGAAGAAATTACAAATATCGTGCCATTAAATTAGATTCAGGTAGTTTTTCATGGCCTACCTTTGGTATTTCAAAGAATACAAGAATTATTGATGTTGTTTATAATGCATCAAACAACGAACTTGTAAGAACAAAAACACTCGTCAAAAATTGTATAGTCGTAATAGATTCCCACCCATTCACCACatggtaataataagaaCAAACATAAACctatgcacatatatatatatatatataaatatatatatatataaatatatatttatatatatgtatgtacatggatatgtatttatttatttatttatatacatatttatttacgtTTACCTTTTATTTCTCCTTTTTTCATAAATCTCTCTAATTTTtcacaaattatatataggtATGAAAACACATTCGGAACAACCCTtggaaaaaagaagaaagaaaagaaggaagaagataataaggaagaaaataaacAAGAAGTAGAAAACAACGAAGAAGCTGCAAAGGATGAAACCACAAAAACATATggtgttattaaaaaaataggtAAATCCAAAAATATAGATCCTTTATTACTTGAACAATTTAAACAAGGAAGAGTCTTGGCATGTATTAGTAGCAGACCAGGTCAATGTGGTAAAGCAGATGGTTATATTATTGAAGGagatgaattattattttacaaaCGTAAAatggataaaaaaaagagaaactaaatatattttagagttttatatattttatgcatatatatatatataagtgttctactttaaaaaaaaaaaagcgcgacgaataaaaaaaaatatatatataaatatatgtttatatttatatttttatttattattattattattttttttttttttttttttttttttttattaattaataatgtGATATAATATCATGTATGTTATTCACATACAGaaacacacacatatatataaattaaactTTCGTTTtgtatataagaatatacaatatttttaatattaaaatatatatatattaaaataattaagtattctatatttttgttataacatattaatacataaaatataatgaatatcaAATAAGATATTATGGAAAGACAagaatgttttttttataaatttatttttttgaacaaAAAGTCTAAACGGTTATtacaaaagaaataaaatgtatacatgtatatatgacaatatatatttgttagaaaaaaaaaaaaaaatatattaagatttacataaaataataacacataatcatatatatatatatatatatatataatataatatattatttaaaaaggtTGCGCAATAATTTCCCATTCTGACGAAGATTCGTCATCTTCGTCTTGTtcaatttcattattttcatctccccacaaattaaatatatcttcattcacagattttatttttttcatcttggAAATAATACTTAAGGAAAAGTTCCTAAAGGAAAATTCTTCATAATTTTTGAACTCCAAGccatctaaaaaaaaaaataagaaaaaaaaaaagaaaaaaaaatattagtgttcacataaaataataataaataatcatatgtaatacatatacacatatttgaatttttttatttttttttttttttttttttttttttttttttttttttttttttcatttgaacTTACTAAAAAAGTGTATGTTTAATGTTCTGAAAACACCAGAATTATCAATAGCAAAACTATTGTCCGCAAAAAAAgtggaatatttttttgattgaACATTTTTTACAAGTACCTTTGGAATAGctctaattttatttaatggtGGGCTTTGTGGTCCTACTGTAGCTACATGACcaacaaaaatattattggAAAAATGAGCTGAAGAAGACAAGATAGGTTTCCATATATGTAAACAttcatttacattttttaaagaataatCTTCATGCcataataaaagatatttttttggatatggaaataataaatttagcATATCATTTCCTGATGTACTTGTATACATActattaatagtaatatcCGTCATTTCAATAATTGGAAAAGCATTAATactgttatatatattattactacaattattatttatattattattattattattaatatcatacattttatttgatGCGTAATGACCGCATAcaattttatgtttatttttactcATAATTCCTCTATCCTTTGGATCAACATTTTCagcttcatatatataaaacatatccTCATTATATGACatcttattaatattattttgttgatTTGTATTACTTAATAGATTTATTTCATCTCTATTATGGGTTTTATTTTggaatgtataaaatatatcactGATTAAATCATTTGTTGATGATTTCTTCACATAATCatattgattattattattattattattattactaaagCTGTTCttgttattattcatattgttgTGGTGTGATTCATTTTTAGcaaaattatatgatgaaggatttatattattcatactaCACATttcgtttttattattctcatGTGTCATATCATGATGTATTCTCTGGTGTGCTATTTTTCCTGACCATACTAATTTCATATGTGTATGTTCTGTTAAACTAAATCTAAAATTCTTTAAATGTTTTTCGATATCTCTTATAAGATTATTATGTTGATGATCaatgtaattattattattattattattgttcccCTTATTTTGAATACCTATATTTTGtgtttgtaatatattattatttatataattcatatcaTTCTGTAGCATATTTCCATTcatccttttatttttttctaaacgATTGTACTTTTTATCTCTTCTATTTTCTACGGGATTAAGAAATAAACATAATTCATGCAGAGTAATATTTCTTCCTAATACATcaaataatatgttaataCAATTCTTATCccttatatttaaataatcgAATACTATTCTTATATCTTCCatagtacatatataatttaaatctttttcaaatattttttgtaatgtTAAATTTTTCCCTTTTAAACTTTGCCTTACCCTTTCCTGAATAACTTTAAAAGCGTATATATCACCATTACcttcaaataattttttctctAAAATTTCAAGTTGTAATTTTTTAGGTGCATAAAAAttcttttcaatatttttaagaCCACTATTTTGGTTTTCTTTCATAAGTCttcttattaaatataattcgttaaaataattaaaacgATGTTTAGGTGgattaaaatttaaatattgtaataataaatttacatGAGCATCAATAAATTTACGAtcagaattaaaaaatttacaaacACTATAAACAATTTGTATTTGTCTTGAcaaata from the Plasmodium falciparum 3D7 genome assembly, chromosome: 14 genome contains:
- a CDS encoding 40S ribosomal protein S8e, putative, whose translation is MGISRDGRHKLRLTGGKKKIHKKKRKYELGRPPSNTKLGSRQVHVVRGRGRNYKYRAIKLDSGSFSWPTFGISKNTRIIDVVYNASNNELVRTKTLVKNCIVVIDSHPFTTWYENTFGTTLGKKKKEKKEEDNKEENKQEVENNEEAAKDETTKTYGVIKKIGKSKNIDPLLLEQFKQGRVLACISSRPGQCGKADGYIIEGDELLFYKRKMDKKKRN